Proteins encoded within one genomic window of Thiothrix litoralis:
- the glgC gene encoding glucose-1-phosphate adenylyltransferase, which yields MTLDKDQQAKLYRYYTEPKMVTEYTRKTLALVLAGGEGSRLKDLTQWRAKPAVPFGGKYRIIDFALSNCVNSGIRRVGVLTQYKSHSMIRHLQRAWGFMRAEIGEFVEILPAQQRTSKKEWYQGTADALFQNIDIVQRHDPEYVLVLGGDHIYTMDYSKMLLHHVNSKADFTVGCIEVPVEEAKGFGVMSVDENLRITKFTEKPAHPEEIADKPGMALASMGIYIFSRDFLYKVLYEDAAKVHSSRDFGRDIIPSNIHTSTAMAFPFRTDKGEPGYWRDVGTVHSYWQANMELCAVDPELNLYNRDWAIWTYQPQYPPAKFVFDDDGRRGEAIDSLISAGCILSGARVKRSLVFFATTIESYSSIKDSVILPKVSIGKNCRITKAIIDKGTVIPDGTIIGEDLELDRKRFHVTPEGIVLVTAEMMGQKLRTGDRDMLWRMAS from the coding sequence ATGACACTGGACAAAGATCAACAGGCGAAACTGTACCGCTATTACACCGAGCCTAAAATGGTCACCGAATACACCCGTAAAACCCTGGCCTTGGTGCTGGCAGGTGGCGAAGGTTCGCGCCTTAAAGACCTGACCCAATGGCGGGCAAAACCTGCCGTGCCGTTTGGCGGCAAATACCGCATTATCGACTTCGCCCTGTCGAACTGTGTGAACTCCGGCATCCGCCGCGTTGGGGTGCTGACCCAGTACAAATCGCATTCCATGATCCGCCACTTGCAACGCGCCTGGGGTTTCATGCGGGCTGAAATCGGTGAATTTGTTGAAATCCTGCCCGCGCAGCAACGTACCAGCAAAAAGGAATGGTATCAGGGCACGGCAGACGCCTTGTTCCAGAACATCGACATCGTGCAACGCCATGACCCGGAATACGTGCTGGTGCTGGGTGGCGACCACATCTACACCATGGATTATTCCAAGATGTTGTTGCACCACGTCAACTCCAAAGCCGATTTCACCGTCGGTTGCATTGAAGTGCCGGTGGAAGAGGCCAAAGGCTTTGGGGTAATGTCAGTCGACGAAAACTTGCGCATTACCAAATTTACCGAGAAGCCTGCACACCCGGAAGAGATTGCTGACAAACCGGGCATGGCGCTGGCGTCGATGGGCATTTACATTTTTTCGCGCGACTTCCTCTACAAGGTGTTGTACGAAGATGCGGCGAAAGTGCATTCCTCGCGGGATTTCGGGCGGGATATTATTCCTTCCAACATCCACACCTCCACCGCGATGGCTTTCCCGTTCCGCACCGATAAAGGCGAACCGGGCTACTGGCGCGATGTGGGCACGGTGCATTCCTACTGGCAAGCCAATATGGAACTGTGCGCGGTCGACCCTGAACTGAATTTGTATAATCGTGATTGGGCGATTTGGACGTACCAGCCGCAATACCCGCCTGCCAAATTCGTCTTCGACGACGACGGTCGCCGGGGTGAGGCGATTGACTCGCTGATTTCAGCCGGGTGCATCCTCTCCGGGGCGCGGGTGAAACGCTCGCTGGTGTTCTTTGCCACCACCATTGAAAGTTATTCCTCGATCAAGGACAGCGTGATCTTACCCAAGGTCAGCATTGGCAAGAACTGCCGGATCACCAAGGCCATTATCGACAAAGGCACGGTGATCCCCGACGGTACGATTATCGGGGAAGACCTCGAACTCGACCGCAAACGCTTCCACGTTACGCCCGAAGGCATTGTGCTGGTCACGGCGGAGATGATGGGGCAGAAATTACGCACAGGCGATAGGGATATGTTATGGCGAATGGCCAGTTAA